A genomic region of Prionailurus viverrinus isolate Anna chromosome D4, UM_Priviv_1.0, whole genome shotgun sequence contains the following coding sequences:
- the IZUMO3 gene encoding izumo sperm-egg fusion protein 3, translating into MGDLWLLLLLTLSLAALHGVKACLECDPKFKEDIRSLIAKLVPSEVPGRTHLLERQIKEMIHLSFKVSHGDKMLRVLAVHKAVKLRIWLKNELYKLGNETWKGAFILQGKFLDVRQNLELKLKEILKNFSEVACSEDCVVTEGPILDCWTCLRITTQCFRGEYCGEEDSRMAENREIGLFLILLTEVVILGSAWLLFHICVSHWRKMKAIRRSLKKYLEKKLEELIGMTD; encoded by the exons ATGGGAGACCTGTGGTTGCTCCTACTCTTGACCCTGTCCTTGGCAGCCTTGCACGGggtcaaagcctgcttggaatgtgACCCCAAATTCAAAGAGGATATTAGGTCCTTGATAGCAAAGCTGGTACCCTCAGAAGTCCCTGGCCGAACTCATCTGCTTGAACGGCAGATTAAGGAGATGATCCATTTAAGCTTCAAGGTCTCCCACGGGGACAAGATGCTTCGGGTGTTGG CTGTTCATAAGGCTGTCAAGTTGAGAATATGGCTGAAGAATGAACTTTATAAACTGGGCAATGAAACATGGAAAG GTGCCTTTATCCTTCAAGGCAAGTTTCTCGATGTCCGCCAAAACCTGGAATTGAAACTGAAAGAGATATTAAAGAACTTCTCTGAAGTTG CTTGTTCTGAAGATTGTG TTGTGACTGAAGGTCCTATCTTGGATTGTTGGACCTGTCTTCGCATCACCACCCAATGCTTCAGAGGAGAGTATTGTGGAG aAGAGGATTCAAGGATGGCTGAGAATCGAGAGATTGGACTATTTCTGATATTGCTAACAGAAGTTGTGATATTGGGAAGTGCTTGGTTACT ATTCCATATCTGTGTGTCTCATTGGAGGAAAATGAAGGCAATACGAAGgtcattaaagaaatatttggagaAGAAACTTGAAGAATTAATAGGGATGACAGATTAG